The following proteins come from a genomic window of Microtus ochrogaster isolate Prairie Vole_2 unplaced genomic scaffold, MicOch1.0 UNK39, whole genome shotgun sequence:
- the Serpinb8 gene encoding serpin B8 → MGDLCEANGSFAISLLKVLGEEDKSRNLFFCPLSVSSALAMVYLGAKGNTAAQMSQVLGLNNGRDVHKGFQTLLSEVNKTGTQYLLKSACRLFGEESFDFLSTFKDSCQKFYQAELEELSFAENTEECRKHINNWVMEKTEGKISEVLSPGTVSSLTKLVLVNAMYFKGKWKAQFDRKYTRGMPFKTNQEKKTVQMMFKHAKFMMGHVDEVNMQVLVLPYAEEELCMVVLLPDENTDLAVVEKALTYEKFRAWTNPENMTESKVQVYFPRLKLEESYDLESFLQSLGMTDAFEETKADFSGMATQKNVPVSKVAHKCFVEVNEEGTEAAATTAVIRNARSCRVEPRFCADHPFLFFIWHHKTSSILFCGRFSSP, encoded by the exons ATGGGTGACCTCTGTGAAGCCAATGGCTCTTTTGCCATCAGCCTCTTGAAAGTATTGGGTGAAGAAGACAAGTCACGAAACCTGTTTTTCTGTCCCCTGAGTGTCTCCTCTGCCCTGGCCATGGTCTACTTGGGAGCCAAAGGAAACACTGCAGCCCAAATGTCCCAG GTACTTGGTTTGAACAACGGTAGAGATGTTCACAAAGGTTTCCAGACCCTCCTCTCAGAGGTTAACAAAACTGGCACCCAGTACTTGCTAAAAAGCGCCTGCCGACTTTTTGGAGAAGAATCATTCGATTTCCTTTCG ACCTTCAAGGATTCCTGCCAGAAGTTCTATCAGGCAGAGCTGGAAGAGCTGTCCTTTGCTGAGAACACTGAAGAGTGCAGGAAACACATCAACAATTGGGTGATGGAAAAGACTGAAG GTAAAATTTCAGAAGTTCTAAGTCCTGGAACAGTCTCCTCACTGACTAAGCTCGTTCTCGTGAATGCCATGTATTTCAAAGGAAAGTGGAAGGCTCAATTTGACAGAAAGTACACAAGGGGCATGCCATTTAAAACTAACCAG GAGAAAAAAACAGTGCAGATGATGTTCAAGCATGCTAAGTTTATGATGGGGCATGTGGATGAGGTGAACATGCAGGTCCTGGTTTTGCCCTACGCAGAGGAGGAGCTGTGCATGGTTGTTCTGCTTCCTGATGAGAACACTGATCTGGCTGTG GTAGAAAAAGCACTTACCTATGAGAAGTTCAGAGCTTGGACAAACCCAGAAAACATGACAGAAAGTAAAGTCCAAGTTTATTTCCCCAGATTAAAGCTGGAGGAGAGTTATGACCTGGAATCTTTTCTTCAGAGTTTGGGAATGACAGACGCCTTTGAGGAAACAAAGGCTGACTTTTCTGGAATGGCAACTCAGAAGAATGTGCCCGTGTCCAAGGTTGCCCACAAGTGCTTTGTTGAGGTCAATGAGGAAGGCACAGAAGCGGCGGCGACCACCGCCGTGATCAGGAATGCCCGGAGCTGTAGAGTAGAACCAAGATTTTGTGCTGACCACCCGTTCCTTTTCTTCATCTGGCACCACAAAACCAGCAGCATCCTGTTCTGTGGCAGGTTCTCTTCTCCATAA